The Roseofilum casamattae BLCC-M143 genome has a segment encoding these proteins:
- a CDS encoding HhoA/HhoB/HtrA family serine endopeptidase, with amino-acid sequence MNISMKRAIGYLSIFIIGGGTGWLSNQYLQQGYLFDRQPHAVVPATFPPLAKASVSPNSGNLSSSNFIAKAVEKVGPAVVRIDATRRVKNISSVPFRNPLFDRFFGDEIPSESPERLERGTGSGLILSEQGQLITNAHVVEGADVVDITLRDGRRFEGRVLGRDRVTDVAVVKIEVDGLPVVEMGSSEHLVPGQWAIAIGNPLGLDNTVTAGIISATGRSSTQVGIPDKRVRFIQTDAAINPGNSGGPLLNEHGEVIGINTAIRADAQGLGFAIPIETAIRVADQLFTTGVAEHPFLGIQMVELTPMTKSLLQQQDFPIPDMLDRGVIITGIVPDSPAEDSQLQPGDIILKVDNISVKSATDVQELVEESRVGEELILQVNRNGKELAIAIRPGSLP; translated from the coding sequence ATGAATATCTCGATGAAGCGAGCGATCGGCTACCTCAGTATATTTATCATCGGTGGAGGTACTGGATGGTTGAGCAATCAGTATCTCCAGCAAGGATACCTCTTCGATCGCCAACCCCATGCTGTGGTTCCCGCGACCTTCCCTCCCTTAGCCAAAGCCTCTGTCTCTCCTAACTCAGGAAATCTCAGCAGCTCCAATTTTATTGCCAAGGCAGTGGAAAAAGTGGGGCCGGCAGTCGTCCGTATTGATGCCACGCGACGGGTAAAAAATATCAGTTCTGTTCCGTTCCGCAATCCCTTATTCGATCGCTTCTTTGGCGATGAGATTCCTTCCGAGTCTCCAGAGCGGTTGGAGCGCGGCACTGGCTCGGGTTTGATTTTAAGCGAGCAAGGACAACTGATTACCAATGCTCATGTGGTGGAAGGGGCAGATGTTGTTGATATTACCTTGAGAGATGGACGGCGGTTTGAAGGTCGAGTCTTGGGCCGCGATCGCGTGACTGATGTTGCCGTTGTGAAAATCGAGGTGGACGGTTTACCGGTGGTGGAAATGGGGAGTTCGGAGCACCTGGTACCGGGGCAATGGGCGATCGCGATCGGCAATCCTTTGGGGTTAGATAACACGGTGACAGCTGGCATTATTAGTGCGACGGGGCGATCGAGTACTCAAGTAGGAATACCGGATAAGCGAGTGCGATTTATTCAAACGGATGCGGCGATTAATCCGGGAAATTCTGGAGGGCCCTTGTTAAACGAACATGGAGAAGTAATCGGTATTAATACTGCGATTCGCGCCGACGCTCAAGGGTTGGGGTTTGCCATTCCCATTGAAACGGCCATTCGAGTGGCAGACCAGCTCTTCACAACCGGAGTCGCAGAACATCCCTTTTTAGGGATTCAAATGGTGGAATTAACCCCCATGACCAAATCCTTGCTGCAACAGCAAGATTTTCCGATTCCCGATATGCTAGATCGGGGAGTCATCATTACCGGAATTGTGCCCGACTCTCCGGCTGAAGACTCGCAACTGCAACCGGGAGATATTATTCTGAAAGTGGATAATATTTCAGTAAAAAGTGCGACTGATGTACAAGAATTGGTGGAAGAATCTCGAGTGGGGGAAGAACTGATTTTACAGGTAAACCGGAATGGAAAAGAACTTGCGATCGCGATTCGTCCGGGGTCTCTTCCTTAG
- a CDS encoding CHAT domain-containing tetratricopeptide repeat protein, whose product MDEQRIARYAELIQKLLACPNGEEMEILEANVELLDAGLLAVMAMYSQYLRGEGQENNAKWLEEFARHIEPGIRELGRSDNSESWDTLMEQIVQLYQQGQYAAAIPLGERAVELARERWGNEHKNVATSLNNLASLYEHQGRYSEAEPLYQEAIAIVRIALPENHPDLATDLNNLAGLYKSQGRYSDAEPLFQDAIAIDRIALPENHPQLATHLNNLAGLYRSQGRYSEAEPLYEEAIAIVRIALPENHPNIASALNNLAGLYRSQGRYSEAEPLYQDAIAIVRIALPENHPNIASALNNLAGLYRSQGRYSEAEPLFQDAIAIDRIALPENHPQLATHLNNLANLYRSQGRYSEAEPLYQDAIAIDRIALPENHPSIATDLNNLAGLYESQGRYSEAEPLYQDAIAIDRIALPENHPDLATHLNNLANLYRSQGRYSEAEPLFQDAIAIDRIALPENHPSIATDLNNLAGLYESQGRYSEALQQFQASLECEQNRLRYIFSTHSDRERREYLESNRVTYNVFLSLVAKYLADDPEAVGAALDAVLRRKSLTTAALAAQSAAIYGGRYGEPVKALFHQWQHSLEKLRKATYNPTLPSPNLSPEQNQQQRDSYRQQLQDLQTEAEILEKQLAKEVPELQLNQDTINRQLIAEQLPEGSALVEFVRFERWNFDAEKGKEWQEERYLAFAVMAHQPEQVRLIDLGEAESLDRLLDQFRSYFIECGEYLTEFPDYFTSGGDTLGVRRTKESEEQKKQEELQKKKLREQKAKELAKQHLQTQPQIFQVLCQPLIEVLGTTSRWFLAPDSALNLLPFQILPMSSPPTSLSQDNEEMGYLTNTYSISYLSSGRDLLPRQLPQRQLDLRPATILADPDYNWDGKESHPAPGEAKQQDLAEAGLAGTLNTLSGFGRAAGTDTFGRKVGKLLGVQPYLDKEAVSTHLTHSACPRILAVATHGFARTGQKPYAQFVLALIAAESGTETQLFQSNPSFMNSRLLKVVEAVAQYYQDNNPKVTEWLHNFLTPQIQAYLNEHPPSSRLDMEVEDAMYRAGIALAGANIWNQGKKLQREGMKGVMFAQDIAALDLWGNELSALIACQTGLGEVSSGEGVFGLRRAFAIAGSKTLIMSLWSVPALATSYLMERFFAYLDRQMGRAAALAAAQSDVRTVTAGQLRQSELGQQILQEVIQMQNRDYADEDCPLSHPYYWGAWICQGDIGPLDIQVSP is encoded by the coding sequence ATGGACGAACAACGAATTGCACGATATGCAGAACTAATCCAGAAATTACTCGCTTGTCCGAATGGCGAGGAAATGGAGATTCTGGAAGCCAATGTTGAGTTATTGGATGCGGGATTATTGGCAGTGATGGCAATGTATAGCCAATATCTGCGCGGGGAGGGACAGGAAAATAATGCCAAGTGGTTAGAAGAATTTGCCCGACACATAGAACCAGGGATACGAGAACTGGGACGCTCGGATAACTCGGAAAGTTGGGATACCCTCATGGAGCAAATCGTGCAACTCTACCAACAGGGACAATATGCAGCCGCTATTCCTCTGGGAGAGAGAGCAGTTGAACTAGCACGAGAGCGGTGGGGTAACGAACATAAAAACGTAGCCACTAGTTTGAACAACCTGGCAAGTTTGTACGAGCATCAAGGACGATACTCGGAAGCCGAACCCCTGTACCAAGAAGCGATCGCCATCGTCCGCATCGCCCTGCCGGAAAACCATCCCGATCTTGCCACCGACCTGAACAACCTGGCAGGTTTGTACAAATCTCAAGGACGATACTCCGATGCCGAACCCCTGTTCCAAGATGCGATCGCCATCGACCGCATCGCCCTGCCGGAAAATCATCCCCAACTGGCAACCCACCTCAACAACCTGGCAGGTTTGTATAGGTCTCAAGGACGATACTCAGAAGCCGAACCCCTGTACGAAGAAGCGATCGCCATCGTCCGCATCGCCCTGCCGGAAAACCATCCCAACATTGCTTCCGCTCTGAACAACCTGGCAGGATTGTACCGTTCTCAAGGACGATACTCGGAAGCCGAACCCCTGTACCAAGATGCGATCGCCATCGTCCGCATCGCCCTGCCGGAAAACCATCCCAACATTGCTTCCGCTCTGAACAACCTGGCAGGATTGTACCGTTCTCAAGGACGATACTCGGAAGCCGAACCCCTGTTCCAAGATGCGATCGCCATCGACCGCATCGCCCTGCCGGAAAACCATCCCCAACTTGCCACCCACCTGAACAACCTGGCAAATTTGTACCGGTCTCAAGGACGATACTCGGAAGCCGAACCCCTGTACCAAGATGCGATCGCCATCGACCGCATCGCCCTGCCGGAAAACCATCCCTCTATTGCCACCGACCTGAACAACCTGGCAGGATTATACGAATCTCAAGGACGATACTCCGAAGCCGAACCCCTGTACCAAGATGCGATCGCCATCGACCGCATCGCCCTGCCGGAAAACCATCCCGATCTTGCCACCCACCTGAACAACCTGGCAAATTTGTACCGTTCTCAAGGACGATACTCGGAAGCCGAACCCCTGTTCCAAGATGCGATCGCCATCGACCGCATCGCCCTGCCGGAAAACCATCCCTCTATTGCCACCGACCTGAACAACCTGGCAGGATTATACGAGTCTCAAGGACGATACTCGGAAGCCTTGCAACAGTTCCAAGCCTCTCTAGAGTGCGAACAAAACCGACTGCGCTATATCTTCAGCACCCATTCTGACCGGGAGCGCCGAGAATATCTGGAATCAAACCGAGTAACCTATAACGTATTCCTCAGCCTAGTTGCTAAGTATCTAGCCGATGACCCGGAAGCCGTGGGAGCTGCTCTCGATGCCGTGTTGCGCCGCAAGTCCCTAACTACAGCGGCTCTAGCAGCCCAGAGTGCGGCTATCTATGGCGGTCGTTATGGCGAACCCGTGAAAGCTTTGTTCCATCAATGGCAACACTCCCTAGAAAAACTGCGCAAAGCCACCTATAACCCAACCCTTCCCAGTCCCAACCTTTCCCCAGAGCAGAATCAACAGCAGCGAGATTCTTATCGCCAGCAGCTCCAAGACTTGCAAACCGAAGCCGAAATCCTAGAAAAACAACTCGCCAAAGAAGTGCCGGAACTGCAACTGAACCAAGACACCATCAACCGGCAACTCATCGCCGAGCAACTGCCAGAAGGCTCGGCCCTAGTCGAGTTCGTCCGCTTCGAGCGCTGGAATTTTGATGCCGAAAAAGGCAAAGAGTGGCAAGAAGAGCGCTATCTCGCGTTTGCAGTAATGGCCCATCAACCGGAGCAGGTGCGGTTAATCGATTTAGGAGAAGCAGAAAGCCTCGACCGGTTGCTCGACCAGTTTCGCAGCTACTTTATCGAGTGCGGCGAATATCTTACTGAATTTCCCGATTACTTTACCTCTGGAGGGGACACTCTTGGAGTGCGCCGTACAAAAGAATCTGAGGAGCAAAAAAAACAGGAGGAATTACAAAAGAAGAAGTTACGGGAGCAGAAAGCGAAGGAGTTAGCCAAACAACACTTGCAGACGCAACCGCAAATCTTTCAAGTTCTCTGCCAACCCTTAATCGAGGTATTGGGTACAACTTCTCGCTGGTTCCTCGCTCCAGATAGTGCCTTGAATCTGCTGCCATTTCAGATTTTGCCCATGTCTTCACCGCCAACCTCTCTCTCCCAGGACAATGAAGAAATGGGTTATCTGACGAATACCTATAGCATCAGTTATCTCAGTTCCGGACGGGACCTCTTACCGCGCCAGTTACCCCAGCGCCAGCTCGATCTCCGCCCAGCAACAATTTTAGCCGATCCCGATTACAACTGGGATGGCAAAGAGTCTCATCCCGCACCGGGTGAAGCGAAACAACAAGATCTTGCTGAAGCAGGTTTAGCAGGCACACTCAATACCCTCTCTGGGTTTGGCCGCGCTGCCGGAACCGATACCTTCGGTCGCAAAGTGGGCAAACTGCTGGGAGTACAACCCTATCTGGATAAAGAAGCTGTCTCTACCCATCTCACCCATAGCGCCTGTCCGCGCATCCTCGCCGTTGCCACCCACGGCTTCGCGCGCACCGGCCAAAAGCCTTATGCTCAGTTCGTGCTAGCGTTGATTGCTGCGGAATCGGGAACGGAAACCCAACTCTTTCAAAGCAATCCCAGTTTCATGAACTCGCGCCTGTTGAAAGTAGTCGAAGCAGTCGCGCAATATTACCAAGACAATAATCCTAAAGTAACCGAATGGTTGCACAATTTTCTTACCCCACAAATCCAAGCCTACCTAAACGAGCATCCCCCGAGCAGTCGCCTAGATATGGAAGTGGAGGATGCCATGTACCGGGCGGGAATTGCCCTCGCTGGAGCCAATATCTGGAACCAGGGTAAGAAATTACAACGAGAGGGGATGAAGGGGGTGATGTTCGCTCAAGATATCGCGGCTCTTGACCTGTGGGGGAACGAACTGAGCGCCCTGATTGCTTGCCAAACCGGACTCGGTGAGGTGTCTTCTGGAGAGGGCGTATTTGGCTTGCGGCGGGCATTTGCGATCGCCGGGTCAAAAACGTTAATTATGAGCTTATGGTCGGTTCCTGCCCTGGCTACGTCCTATCTGATGGAACGTTTCTTTGCCTACCTCGATCGCCAAATGGGACGGGCTGCTGCTCTGGCCGCCGCTCAGTCCGATGTCCGCACGGTTACCGCAGGCCAGTTGCGCCAGTCGGAGTTAGGACAACAAATCTTGCAGGAAGTTATCCAAATGCAAAATAGAGATTATGCCGATGAAGACTGTCCGCTTTCCCATCCTTACTATTGGGGAGCATGGATATGCCAGGGAGATATCGGGCCGTTGGATATCCAGGTATCGCCCTAA
- a CDS encoding DUF4384 domain-containing protein: MESLGAMEKQAVAIAQHYETPFLESMAAELGLSPTARGVFVTRLLQKNLKKQWKELVAALPNGIDYGYAHRNVWSKEIIEALHQQQFSLPKNIKKGWLNVREWLEQGKYQSWLWQMLMQQAQLTQQMGFLEVLDRLPVSHLGARHQPARPYVKAVKLGSEVVLEMTVADPVHLTLLEQEPNGAVVCLCPSEYARESQLAVGNHQLPQETAPYRTFAATEVGKERWLALLTPEQPQFPWLDRSRAEALELRPEQLQDVLDYAIAGHKGRLLYTEYEVC; encoded by the coding sequence ATGGAAAGTTTAGGAGCAATGGAAAAGCAAGCGGTTGCGATCGCACAACACTACGAAACCCCATTTCTGGAGAGTATGGCTGCCGAGCTGGGTCTTTCGCCGACGGCTCGCGGGGTGTTTGTGACGCGGTTATTGCAGAAGAACTTAAAGAAGCAGTGGAAAGAGTTAGTCGCTGCATTGCCGAATGGGATTGACTACGGCTATGCGCACCGCAATGTCTGGAGTAAAGAGATTATTGAGGCTTTGCACCAGCAGCAGTTTAGTCTGCCGAAGAATATCAAAAAAGGGTGGCTCAACGTGCGCGAGTGGTTGGAGCAGGGTAAGTATCAGTCCTGGTTGTGGCAGATGTTGATGCAGCAGGCGCAACTGACGCAGCAGATGGGGTTTCTGGAAGTGCTGGATAGGTTGCCGGTGAGTCATTTGGGGGCGCGCCATCAACCGGCTCGTCCCTATGTCAAAGCGGTGAAACTGGGCAGTGAAGTGGTATTAGAGATGACCGTTGCCGACCCGGTTCATTTAACCTTGTTGGAGCAAGAACCGAATGGAGCCGTGGTCTGTTTGTGTCCGTCCGAGTATGCACGGGAGAGTCAGCTTGCGGTGGGGAATCACCAATTGCCGCAAGAGACTGCCCCCTACCGCACGTTTGCCGCTACGGAAGTCGGTAAGGAGCGGTGGCTGGCTCTGCTGACTCCGGAGCAGCCTCAGTTTCCCTGGTTGGATCGGAGTCGCGCCGAGGCATTGGAATTGCGACCGGAACAGTTACAGGACGTGTTGGATTATGCGATCGCCGGGCACAAGGGACGGTTACTCTATACGGAATATGAAGTGTGTTAG
- a CDS encoding response regulator transcription factor, which yields MRILLVEDDLQLGEGLTEALTDAGYTVDWVTDGEMGWIQASDLTYDLMVLDVMLPKINGIHLCRQLRDTGKRVPILMLTARDTNTDKIAGLDAGADDYVVKPFDLLELLARLRALLRRSAISDTGTLLVWGPISLDAAAHEVFCDRSPVHLTPKEFSLLELFLHNGRRVLSRSVLSDRCWDMDAVPDEETVKSHLKSLRQKLRKAGAPSDFIETVRGVGYRLKQY from the coding sequence ATGCGTATTTTATTAGTTGAAGACGATCTGCAACTGGGTGAAGGTTTGACCGAAGCGCTCACCGATGCCGGTTATACCGTAGATTGGGTAACCGATGGCGAAATGGGTTGGATTCAGGCGAGCGATCTAACCTACGATTTGATGGTATTGGATGTCATGCTGCCAAAAATTAATGGCATTCATCTCTGTCGGCAATTGCGGGATACGGGCAAGCGCGTACCCATTCTCATGTTAACGGCTCGCGATACCAATACCGATAAGATTGCTGGCTTGGATGCTGGAGCTGATGATTACGTGGTCAAACCCTTCGATCTGCTGGAGTTATTGGCACGTTTGCGCGCGCTGCTCCGACGCAGTGCCATTAGCGATACGGGAACCCTGCTGGTTTGGGGGCCGATCTCTCTCGATGCGGCTGCTCATGAGGTGTTTTGCGATCGCTCTCCCGTGCATCTGACTCCTAAAGAATTTAGCTTGCTGGAACTCTTTTTGCACAACGGACGGCGAGTTTTGAGTCGCTCGGTTCTGAGCGATCGCTGTTGGGATATGGATGCAGTTCCCGATGAAGAAACGGTTAAATCTCATCTGAAAAGTTTGCGACAAAAATTGCGAAAAGCCGGCGCTCCCAGCGATTTTATCGAAACGGTGAGGGGTGTCGGCTATCGGCTGAAGCAATATTAA
- a CDS encoding sensor histidine kinase, translated as MLNFSQPRTWLTLGSCLIALFLSSAFAIAHQSIANRLLPLEEMYDESLGLAYYLNDLLFIVSEAEIIQNISLETGDREQLELIFSYLQELSEEAKTATEDWEDEELFSELNVALDSFIETLAESRDRAVTDNLSPRDRLEISRELVEARLELQIVVQGLLEEISWEQQWEITDARIDLDRSLWLIGIFLGLSLVILGILSVWLRSLLGQNEHSATELQHHNQSLSQELHVAIADLQNTKTLLAAESHRCREIEAAREDMERAKELTDLKLNFFSLASHEFRTPLSTILVSAQLLDNAKAEWSAEKRSRNLRRIQAAAKSMTQLLADILILTRAEAGKLEFTPETITLPEFCQNLVEEVKYNTQAQHEISLSYDGDYQEAYLDEKLLRAILMSLLVNAIKYSPPESEIKLIVIGEENKTRFQVCDRGIGIPPVDRKHLFETFHRGQNAQASVGTGLGLALVKKCLDLHGGAIAVDSQLGTGTTFTIEIPWLSRSEE; from the coding sequence GTGTTAAATTTCTCCCAACCTCGGACATGGTTAACTCTGGGTTCTTGTCTAATTGCTCTGTTTCTTTCCAGTGCATTTGCGATCGCCCACCAATCGATCGCAAACCGATTGCTCCCCCTCGAGGAGATGTATGATGAGAGTCTTGGTTTGGCTTACTATCTCAATGACTTACTCTTCATTGTATCAGAAGCAGAAATTATCCAGAATATTTCTCTCGAGACTGGCGATCGCGAACAATTAGAACTTATTTTTTCCTATCTCCAAGAGTTATCTGAAGAGGCAAAGACGGCAACAGAAGATTGGGAAGATGAGGAATTATTTTCGGAACTCAATGTTGCATTGGATAGCTTTATCGAAACCTTAGCAGAAAGTCGCGATCGCGCGGTAACCGATAATCTTTCTCCCCGCGATCGGTTGGAAATTTCTCGAGAGTTGGTGGAAGCTCGATTAGAATTGCAAATTGTCGTGCAGGGATTGCTCGAAGAAATTAGTTGGGAACAACAGTGGGAAATTACAGACGCGAGGATCGATCTCGATCGCAGTCTCTGGTTAATCGGAATTTTCCTCGGATTGAGTCTCGTTATCTTGGGTATTTTGTCGGTTTGGTTGCGTTCTCTGCTCGGACAAAACGAACATAGCGCAACCGAATTGCAACATCACAATCAAAGTCTTTCCCAAGAATTACATGTTGCGATCGCCGATCTACAAAATACTAAAACTCTGTTAGCAGCCGAATCTCACCGCTGTCGGGAAATCGAAGCAGCTCGGGAAGATATGGAACGAGCGAAAGAACTTACCGATCTTAAACTCAACTTTTTTTCTCTTGCATCTCACGAATTTAGAACGCCGTTAAGTACGATTTTAGTGTCGGCTCAGTTATTAGATAATGCTAAAGCTGAATGGTCTGCGGAAAAGCGATCGCGCAATCTGCGACGGATTCAAGCTGCCGCGAAAAGTATGACGCAACTGCTAGCGGATATTCTCATTCTCACTCGCGCCGAAGCTGGAAAATTAGAGTTTACGCCAGAAACCATTACTTTACCGGAATTTTGCCAAAATCTGGTTGAAGAAGTGAAATACAATACTCAAGCTCAACATGAAATTTCTCTTTCTTATGATGGAGACTATCAAGAAGCTTATTTAGATGAAAAACTCCTGCGCGCAATTTTAATGAGTTTGCTCGTGAATGCCATTAAATATTCCCCTCCAGAGAGCGAAATAAAATTAATTGTTATTGGAGAAGAAAATAAGACTCGTTTTCAAGTGTGCGATCGCGGTATTGGCATTCCTCCCGTCGATCGCAAACATCTGTTTGAGACATTCCACCGAGGACAAAACGCGCAAGCTTCCGTGGGAACCGGTTTGGGTTTAGCTCTGGTGAAAAAATGCTTGGATTTGCATGGGGGTGCGATCGCAGTAGACAGTCAACTCGGTACGGGAACCACTTTCACCATTGAGATTCCTTGGCTCTCTCGTTCGGAAGAATAA
- a CDS encoding Uma2 family endonuclease, whose protein sequence is MLLKYDPRACLPSAEDLPDSDDTPVDNQLQHLIPGLLEAILAYIWSERMDWFFGVDMGVYHDPEQPAIVPDGFLSIGVPRIIDTDLRLSYVLWEELQVPTLVLEVVSNKRRGEYSKKKQQYAQLGILYYAIYNPLRKRQPKLEVYQLEAGEYKLLSGEPVWLPQLNLSIGKAEGTYQGITREWLYWYNEEGDRYLTSDERAERAELKAERAELELQQLRDKLRQLNIDPDSLS, encoded by the coding sequence ATGCTACTCAAATACGATCCCAGAGCTTGTTTACCCTCGGCGGAAGATTTACCCGACTCGGACGATACTCCTGTGGATAATCAACTACAACATCTGATTCCCGGACTGCTGGAAGCGATACTCGCCTATATTTGGTCGGAGAGAATGGATTGGTTTTTTGGAGTGGATATGGGAGTCTATCACGACCCCGAGCAACCTGCGATCGTCCCGGATGGTTTTTTGAGTATCGGCGTACCGAGAATTATCGATACCGATCTACGCTTATCCTATGTTCTGTGGGAAGAGCTACAAGTTCCCACCTTGGTATTAGAAGTTGTCTCGAACAAAAGACGGGGAGAATATAGTAAGAAAAAACAACAGTACGCGCAATTGGGTATTTTGTATTATGCCATTTATAACCCTCTGCGGAAACGGCAACCAAAATTAGAAGTTTATCAGCTCGAAGCGGGTGAATATAAGTTACTATCGGGTGAGCCGGTATGGTTGCCACAGCTCAATTTAAGTATCGGGAAAGCGGAGGGAACGTATCAAGGAATTACCCGAGAGTGGCTCTATTGGTATAATGAAGAAGGCGATCGCTATTTGACTTCAGATGAAAGAGCGGAGCGCGCGGAACTAAAAGCAGAGCGTGCGGAACTAGAACTACAACAATTGCGCGATAAACTGCGACAGCTAAATATCGATCCGGATTCTCTCTCCTAG